The Xiphophorus maculatus strain JP 163 A chromosome 5, X_maculatus-5.0-male, whole genome shotgun sequence nucleotide sequence AAAAAGGAGCTGAGCCCAACGTCCAGGACAAACACGGCATAGCGCCTGTCCATGATGCAGCACAGACGGGGTTCCTTGAGACCCTGCAGGTCCTGGTGGAGCACGGGGCTTCAGTGAACATCCAGGACCAGAACGGCGCCCTCCCCATCCACATCGCCATACGAGAAGGCCACCGGGATATCGTGGAGTTCTTGGCTCCACGATCCGACCTGAAACATGCCAATGTCAGTGGTCAAACAGCAATAGACGTTGCCCGATCTCTGGGTGAGCTGGATATGATGAACTCACTTTTTGCTCACATTCACAGTTAGTAAGAATGGTAAAAAAccttacttctttttttttttttttttgctttgtaccTGGTTACTTGAATACCTGAATTAGGTTTTGGAGATGAACATTAAAATGTGATGGGAGGTGATGtcttttgagtttcttttcagTGAATTGGTGGCTATATACTGTAGACACCTTTTGCACAGTGCAGTTTAGGCACCTTATATTTACATTCTTTCCCTGTTAATTGGGAGTGCACATTTGTAGATAGTTGTCCTCCAGTGTTATGtgatttgttttacattatttcCATTGTGTGTATGAATTGTAACAGTTTCTACACAtgtatgtttttggttttttttaatttacaaaaatgaaatggtGCACCCTGATTGCTTTGCATAGTTGTGTTTCTCTTAATTAGATGAACTTTGAATTTACTCTTATTTATTGTTGGAAGAGGAATTAATATTCCTGTGACTTTGTAAATAGCAACATTTGATGTGAtttgttgaaatgttatttatataaatacttttaagaCAAAAGTGAGATTATTCACTTTGAGaaagcacaaaataaagttatgaaCTTTAAGTCTTATTGTCtctcattgtcttttttttaaatttaatattttttgaactCTCTCCTGTtggtaaaaatacttttttatgaatttatttttaaatagggaatttaaaaaaaataatgcagatgACCAGTTTTTAGCGTCTTTCCAGCATTATGTGAGTAGTATTCacttgattttcatttttaaaacgcTGATAAACAGAGGTTTTGAtccatattgtttttctttttaaatattttttttgtgttttaacacTTCCTCAAGATAATCCATCAGTGACTAAGCTGTAAATTCCACAATGGAATGCACAGAACCAGAAAACCCTGTTAAAGGTCACAAAGCTAACTGCTctgaagctaaaaatgaatgCGAGTCCTGTTTTTGTTACAGACTGTAGGTAACCGAGGCACAGTTTGCTCCTGTTTGTGCTCAGGGCTCTCACAGCACAATGGCTATTTTGTTTGCCTGTGCTCCTCCTCCAGCCAACTTCACCAGAAGAGAGAGCAGATACAGTTCAGTTACTGTGCTGCTGGTTCTTTGTGTTGAAGTGCGTATTCACAGGTCA carries:
- the cdkn2d gene encoding cyclin-dependent kinase 4 inhibitor D; amino-acid sequence: MVLSQMDAGKALTAAAAKGNADEVQRILEECRVHPDTPNEFGRTALQVMMMGNSKVARLLLEKGAEPNVQDKHGIAPVHDAAQTGFLETLQVLVEHGASVNIQDQNGALPIHIAIREGHRDIVEFLAPRSDLKHANVSGQTAIDVARSLGELDMMNSLFAHIHS